The following are encoded together in the Salvelinus alpinus chromosome 29, SLU_Salpinus.1, whole genome shotgun sequence genome:
- the LOC139558491 gene encoding proline-rich protein HaeIII subfamily 1-like translates to MELSRRLHWIRNRPWRARARRREFSRKETSPSPRRGDIPVSQERRHPRLPGEETSPSPRGGDIPVSQERRHPRLPGEETSPSPRGGYIPVPQGRRHPRLPGEETSPSPRGGDIPVPQGRRHPRPPGEETSPSPRGGDIPVPQERRHPRLPGEETSPSPRRGDIPVSQGRRHPRPPGEETSPSPRGGDIPVPQERRHPRLPGEETSPSPRRGDIPVSQERRHPRLLGEETSPSPRRGDIPVSQGRRHPRPPGEETSPSPRGGDIPVPQERRHPRLPGEETSPSPRRGDIPVSQERRHPRLLGEETSPSPRGGDIPVSQKRRHPCLPLEETSLSPRRGDIPVSQGNEMQPILSSEVFATQHPAGI, encoded by the exons ATGGAACTGTCTAGACGGCTGCACTGGATCCGCAACCGGCCCTGGAGGGCCCGGGCCCGCCGCAGGGAGTTCAGCA GAAAGGAGACATCCCCGTCTCCCAGGAGAGGAGACATCCCCGTCTCCCAGGAGAGGAGACATCCCCGTCTCCCAGGAGAGGAGACATCCCCGTCTCCCAGGGGAGGAGACATCCCCGTCTCCCAGGAGAGGAGACATCCCCGTCTCCCAGGGGAGGAGACATCCCCGTCTCCCAGGGGAGGATACATCCCCGTCCCCCAGGGGAGGAGACATCCCCGTCTCCCAGGAGAGGAGACATCCCCGTCTCCCAGGGGAGGAGACATCCCCGTCCCCCAGGGGAGGAGACATCCCCGTCCCCCAGGGGAGGAGACATCCCCGTCCCCCAGGGGAGGAGACATCCCCGTCCCCCAGGAGAGGAGACATCCCCGTCTCCCAGGGGAGGAGACATCCCCGTCCCCCAGGAGAGGAGACATCCCCGTCTCCCAGGGGAGGAGACATCCCCGTCCCCCAGGGGAGGAGACATCCCCGTCCCCCAGGGGAGGAGACATCCCCGTCCCCCAGGAGAGGAGACATCCCCGTCTCCCAGGAGAGGAGACATCCCCGTCTCCCAGGAGAGGAGACATCCCCGTCTCCCAGGAGAGGAGACATCCCCGTCTCCTAGGAGAGGAGACATCCCCGTCCCCCAGGAGAGGAGACATCCCCGTCTCCCAGGGGAGGAGACATCCCCGTCCCCCAGGGGAGGAGACATCCCCGTCCCCCAGGGGAGGAGACATCCCCGTCCCCCAGGAGAGGAGACATCCCCGTCTCCCAGGAGAGGAGACATCCCCGTCTCCCAGGAGAGGAGACATCCCCGTCTCCCAGGAGAGGAGACATCCCCGTCTCCTAGGAGAGGAGACATCCCCGTCTCCCAGGGGAGGAGACATCCCTGTCTCCCAGAAGAGGAGACATCCCTGTCTCCCATTAGAGGAGACATCCCTGTCTCCTAGGAGAGGAGACATCCCTGTCTCCCAGGGGA ATGAAATGCAGCCCATTCTTAGTTCTGAGGTCTTTGCAACACAGCACCCTGCCGGGATTTGA